The sequence CTGTTGTAGAACTCGATGAACTCGTCGTTAGGTCCTGCCGCCCCGCGCAACCTAAACTCGCTGATTCTCAAAGTAGTCGGCGGAGTGCATGTAGGTGGCTCGAGTTCTGCGTGTACCGGTGTCAGTTCAAGCGTCGAATATGCTGTTGCGATAACGCTGATGATCAATCCAACCACAACCGCAGTTCTGGGAAAGGCACATGCTTTCCTTGATAGGCCGGCGAGCGGACTTGAGGCACACGTCTTAATTAGGGAGTAAAAGCGAGCAATTTTCATGGGAGTACAATCCTTTGTGAGATTAGTAACGGGCGAGAGTACGCGAGTTCGATTCTTGAGGCAACTTGCGAAAGGCCCGCCGTCAACTGCTATCCAGCTGATCGTCGCGCCTTATATCCCTAGCAGACTGGTTGGCAATGTTTTCATCTGCGCAGACAGAGTCTCCGAAAGAGAGCCTACAAAGCCGCAACTAAGATCGCAGGTTGATGTTATAGGTTTTGATCTTTGAGTTAAGCGTGGTGGGATTCATACCGAGCAGGCGCGCGGCGCGAGATTGATGGCCGCCGGTTTGATCCAAAGCGCGCCGAATGAGATCGATTTCAAAGCGTCGCACTTCGTCGTAGAAGTTCACGCCGCGGGTGACGTCGATTCCCGACGATGCGCCGACCGCTTCGCGCGCGACGGCGGCGGCAGCTTGCGGATCGGCAATTTCGCGGCGCAGGCATTCACGGGTGATCTCGTCGCCGGGAGCGATGACGACAGCCCGCTCGATCGCGTTCTCAAGCTCGCGCACGTTACCGGGCCAGGAATAATTCTCAAGCAGCGACAGCACCTCGGGATTAACGTGTTCCGAGACCTGCCGGCCGTTTTCTTCGTTGTATTTGCGAACAAAATGCTGCGCCAGCGGCAGAATGTCTTCATGCCGGTCGCGTAAAGGCGGCAGCTCAATCGGCACGACAGACAAACGGTAGTAAAGATCCTCGCGAAATACTCCCTGACGCACCGCTTCTTTCAAGTCGATATTCGTGGCGGCGATGATGCGCACGTCGACGCGACGCGGCGTCGTATCACCCAACGGCGTGAATTCCCTCTCCTGAATGACGCGGAGCAGACGCACCTGAGTCTCGGGTGGGATGTCGCCAATCTCATCGAGAAAGATTGAGCCGCCGTCGGCGACTTCAAACAGACCTTTTTTCGCGGCAATTGCGCCGGTGAATGCGCCGCGCGTGTGACCGAATAACTCGGACTCGAGCAACTCAGAAGGAATGTTCGAACTGTTCACCGTCACAAACGCCCGGCCGGCGCGCGGGCTGGCTTCGTGAATTGCCTTTGCGATCAGTTCTTTGCCGGTGCCGCTTTCGCCGGTGATGAGAACCGTCGAGCGCGCGGGCGCGACTTGCTCCACGACGCGAAAGACCTCCTGCATGATGTCCGAGCGGCCGATGATCGCGCCGCGATCGACTTCGCGGCTCATTGCCTGTCGCAGAGAGCGGCGCTCTTCTTCTTTGCGGCGTCGCTTGATGCCGGCGGCCACCTGCGCCTTGATGTGTTCGTTCTGAAACGGCTTGCGAATGCAGCCGAACGCGCCCTTCTCCCACGCGGCAATCGCGGTGTCGAACGTCGCGTACGCGGTAACCATCAGGATGACGGCGTCCGCATCCAGCTTCAAAAACTCTTCCAGCGCGCGCAGTCCACCGATGCCCGGCATCGACACGTCCAACAGCACCACGTCGTAAGGCCGCTTGGTGTAAGTGTCCAGTCCTTCTTCGCCGGTCTTCGACAAATCAACGCGATAGCCTTCGGCCGAGAGCAAAGTCTCGAGCACGTCGCGCATTATTTCTTCGTCGTCAACGACGAGGATTGAGCCTCTTTTAGCCATCACAGATCGCTTGCAAAGCCGAGATTATGACTGAAATCGATTTCAAAAGTAACTTGGGGTCGAGTGGAAGTGGTTAGTGAACGGCGACTTTCATGCGGGCCCTTGGATCGGTGGTGGGAAGCGTGATGCGGAAGGTTGAACCCTGACCCGGGGTGCTCAGGACGGTGATGTGGCCTGAGTGTTCCTGCACAATTCCGTACGTGACGGCCAGCCCCAGACCGGTGCCGCCGCCCACGCCTTTGGTGGTAAAGAATGGATCGTAAATCTTCGCGACATGTTCGGGCGCGATGCCGATGCCGTTGTCGGCAACTTCGACGACTACCAACCCGTCTTCACCGTTGCGCGTCTTGAGAGTGACCAAACCGTTACCGTTCGAGATTGAGTCCCGCGCATTCAGAATTAAGTTCGTAAAGACCTGTTGCAGCTTGCCTGAATTGCCGTGGACCTCCGGCAACTCTTCGCCGTAGTCACGCACAATTTCAATTTGACTGCGCCGAAGTTGCGGCTCGAGCAGTTGCAGGGTGTCGTCGAGCACCCGATGAATGTTGAGTTGATTAAACTCTTCGGCATTGCCGGTGCGCGAGAAGTTCAGCAGGTTATTAACGATGTCGGTGGCACGATCGGCTTGCCGGCGAACTTTCTCGAGGAGGGCGTGTTTCGGATCGCTTTCCGGCAGCATGCCCAGCAGCATTTGCGTGTAAGAAGACACGCCGGTCAAAGGTGTGTTCACTTCGTGGGCCACCCCGGCCGCCAACAAACCGATCGAAGAAAGTTTTTCGCGCTGCTGAAGTTGTTCTTCCAGTTGCAGGCGCTGAGTGACGTCTTCGAGAACTACCAGCGCGCCGGTCTGCTCTTCGGTGTCGGCGTACAGCGGGGCCAGCGCGATGTTAAGTACCGCCGACCGGCCGGCACGCGTAATCGTGTGCAGCTTGTAGATCTGGCGCGTCTGGCTGAGGTGCCAACCTTCCGGTCCCAGCACCTGTCGCAGAGTGTCCGCGAAATCTTCGGCAAAGAGATCCTCGACGTTCTTGCCATTGGCTTCTTCGCGCGTCATCGAGAAGATTTCTTCCATCGCGGAATTCAAGCGCGTGATGTTGCCGTTCAAATCAACCGCCAACAAGCCGACGTTGATCGATTCGACGATCGACTCGTTGAATTCCTTCAGCAGCTCGAGTTCGGCGGCACGGTGTTTCTGCTCCTGGTAAAGCAGGCTATTCTCGATGGCGACCGCGATATAGCCCGACACGGTGCGCAAAATTTCGACGTCTTCCGACGAAAGCAGCGCGCCATCGCTGGAGCGACCTAATCCGATCACCGCCACCATCCGGCCACGAACTACGCACGGCAGGTAATAATGCAGCGTCCGCCGGACAAAGCTCCCGCTTTCCGTGGGCAACTCAAGGTCGTCTGCACGGACGACGCCCGTTTCAGCCGAGCGGGCGCGAATCATCTCGCGAAAGTCAGGTGGCGCACTCAGCTCTGAGAGCCCGGCGGTGCGGGCAACTCGATAGCCGGATGAATCGGTCTGGTCTTCGATAAAAATCGCGACGCGCTCGACGTTCATTACTTCGCGCAAGCGCGAAATTAGCGAGTCAAGCAAGGGATCGAGCGCCGTGCTGGCGGAAATAGTGCGTCCAAAGTCGAGCAGGCTGTGACGCATGTCATAACGGCGGCCATAGAACAGCCGGTCAACCCGCTCCTGAAGAAAGTTCTTTACCGGCGCAGCAATCATGACGATGGCGGCCATCAGCACGATCGAGGCTATCAGCTTGAGAGTGATTTGGTCCGAAGATGAAACCCCGCCGCCGAGTGCATAGAGCCCGAAAATATAAACGACGAGGCCGATCAGAAATGCAATTGCCAGAGACGTCGCCGCATAGACCGCAGCGCGACGCACGACCAGCTCGACGTCCATCAACCGATAGCGAACCACAGAGTAGCCGAATGACAACGGAATCAAAATCAGCGGGAGAAAAGCGACGTCAGTTAAGGGCCCGGCCGTGTCAGCGCCGGCCACGTAACCGATCCCGTAAAGCAAGGTGAAAGGCACAATCGCCAGCGCCGATCCCGACACGACCCATTTCAATTGTTGGCGCGCGACCGTGTTCTTGCTGACGACGAAACGACGAATCAGGATGGCTGCGCTAATCACTAACGCGGCGACAAAATGGATGAAAGAGATTCGATAGTAGCGCCCGACGAAGGCCGGCGAATAATCCAACACGGCGCTCAACGGCGGAGCGAGCAGGACAAGCTGATCACGCAGAAACATGATCGCGCCAACCGACGCCAAAATCATCGACGGCAGATACAGGTACACGGCGCGCCAATGCTTCTCATCGAACAAACGATGGCGCACGGGATAAATTGCCGCGAAGTGCAGGAACAGCGGCGCGAAAAGAATGAATGCCGTGTTGTCCAGGATCGCAATCGCTAAATCCAGATCGCGGTAGCTCGCGATCGACACGTAGAAGTGAAAGACAAAGGCAGTGAGACAAAGGGTCGCAAAGTGCAGCACGAACGGCGCACGCGAACCCTGCTTGAAGATTACAAACAGGCCAATGCAAAGATAGATTAATCCGATTAGATTTATGTAAAGGTCACGTGCGGTTAACCTCTGAATCGCTCCGAGGTTGTCGAGGTCGGCGTAGTAGTAACGGGTCTCGGCCGGGAAGGAGGGGCGCTCGATCAGGTAGTGAATCTCTCCGCCGACGCCGGCGCGGTCCAGATAGATCTGAAGTCGAGTCGCATTCCCAATCGGCTCGCAGGTCGGTCCGTCCAGGCTGGTCGGGCACGGCTGGCCGTTAGGACTGATGGCGTGCAGTCGATCTCCGGGGATTATTCGCGCGCGCGCCGCTGCCGATCCGGGTTCGACCGCCTCAGCAAATACGCCGTTAGAGCTATCCACCCAGGTTGCGCCGTCGGTGGGTGGCGCGTGATGACTCCTTCGCTGGGAAAAGTTCAAGGCTCCCGCCACCACGAGCAAAGCCGTCGCGCCCAACAGAACCAACGTTCGGCCTGTAAGTACTGAACCTTTCATCGACCTATTCGAATCGTGTGCTTGCGGTTAATGTATGCGACACACGAAATCGTTTATTTCAAAGCAACCGATGTTCCAGCTTCCCTTTCCCCTGGCCGGAACTAAACGCGCGGCCTCACTTCAGGCTGACACTCGCTTTTGGCTGGGTTCCTTAACCGCCAAGTATTGAGGTTCAGACCTGACTCACTCGCGCTGTACGATTTTTCGTATGCCTCCGAGATTTTGGAGAAACCGCGCGCCTCTGGGAACAGGGATCGGACTAAGAAAGGAAAGGGGGCGCGTGGCTCCCTGGTCTAGAAGCGGAGCGAGATTCCCCCGCGAACTGACCGCCCGTTGGGCGCAACCAGCAACAATGTTTCGCCGTTGCTCGTCGTGGTCTGCACGTCCAGGAGATTGCGCGCATCGAGGATCGCCTGGGCCCGCAGCGGCAGACCAAACGTGGGAAGGTCTTGCGTGACCTGAATACTCAACGAGGGATCGTAAACCGCGAGCTGGCCGGCGAATGGATCAATTGCGAAAACCGTCGCCTCAGGCGAGAACCGGAAGACCGTCTGCACATGAGTACCCGTAGACCAATCACCGGCAATTTGCAGTGCGACCGTATTGAAAAACGCGCTTTCGAAAAGTTGAGCTGGATTGCGAATACCGTTGGACGAAAGCCGCTGGCCACGGCCGAACGAATAGCCGGCGGACGCATTCCACACGTGGTTCAAACGGTTCGAGTAAACGAGGCGCACGCCGCGAGCGGAACCTTCCTGGTTTGCCACCCGGATAAGGGCCGCTGCGTTATCTCCTGAAAAAGCGCTTGCGGGCATCGCCAATAAGCCAACGCCGCGACCTGAAGTCATATCTACAAAGGCCGTCGCTTCAACGTTCGAGCGATTGCTGAGTTCGCGTTCCAAGCCGACCTCAAAGCGACGGCTGCGCGCCATCACGGCCCGGCCACCAACGTAAGCAACCGGCTGCGTCGTGGGTGCTTTGAAAACTGCATTGCTCGATTCAAAAGGTGCGACACTCTGAACATCGCCGCTGTCAGCCATGTTGGCGTAAGCCACTTTCACTCTGGTGCGGGCGGTGGCGTCGAATTGAATTGCCAGGCGCGGCGTGAACGACGTGTCATTTCCGGAGCCAAAGAAACGCGAATAATCCATCCCGAGCACGACCACGAAACCGTCCCGAACAATCCATTCGTCAACGGCCCGAACCGACATCTGTCCAAGACTGCTCTGCGCGAACTTGTCATCGATCCCGCCAAACGTTTGCACTTTCGCACCGCCGGCAGTGACGCCGAGACGATGTCGATCATTTAAACGCACGCGCGCAGATGCTTCGAATCGCTGTGGCGCGTCGCCCGTACCGGTCTGGCCGGCAAAGATGAAATCGACGCTCTCAGAAGCCGTCAGAGCGACGGCAAAGTTCAGACCCTGGTAACTGGAACCAAGCGGGTTCGATGATCCCGCGAAATAGGTTTCGACCACACCCTGCGGACGAACGCCGCTCTTGTCGCTTTCATCGGCGGAAGCATTGACGACGCTGACATCGTCCGTAGCAACGGCGGCAACCGTCCCATCGGTCCCTTCGTTAGCCTGGAAGATTGAGCGCTGTGTTTGCGCCGAACGCAATCGCCACTTGGCGCTATCGCGGTCGCTGCGCTGTTCGGGATAGGTTCGGCCCGCGCCGAGCGGCTCGAGATTAAAGCGATAAGCAATTTCCGCTGAAGGAGCAACACTGACTGACGAGAAAAGAACTTCGCCGAATCCTGAGGCGACTGCCTTGAGAGAGTAACGACCGGCGGGGATCTTGGCTGAGAAGCTGCCGTCGGCGGCGGTGCGGGCTTCGGTGACGATTTTCTTCGCGCCTTCGCGAATGATTTGAATCAACGCGCCGGACAACGGCAATCCGCGATGATCGCGAACCGTGCCGCTGACCGTTGCTAAGCCGCGGGCGCCTTTGCCGGATGCGGATGACGAACCAGTCGTCAGCAGCATGACAGCAATCGCCACCAGCGGCGCACTAAATTTGAAGGCTTTTCTCATCGCGGCTGGACCTCCGATTCGCGCGGAACCACATAACGATGACTGAACAAGACACGGCAACTGTACTGCTGAAAATTACTGGTTGACCGTTTGTACGATTCTCCGCTGCGTTCGTCAGATGCCTGAGCGGCAAAATTCTTGAAACCCGCTAATGGGCAAGGGAGACCTTCACCCGCTTGAATGGCTGTAATTCTCAGCCACCCGAGGCATGGCTGTCAAGCGAGTTTCCGTTTTGTCGCACAGTTTTCCGATTAAAAACCAGCGATTTTGCCGCCCTCAGTTCGCGTGCTACGATGAAGCACCCTGGCCCGTTACCACCGAATCTTTTCCGTCATCAATGATTGATCAAGTTAAGACAACCCGGCTTCCGAATGGTCTGACCATTCTGACCGAACATATGCCGGGGCTCAGATCCGTCACCTTTGGCATTTGGGTGCGACGCGGCTCGCGACACGAATCGGCCCCACTTAACGGCATCTGCCACTTCATCGAGCATGCTTTGTTCAAAGGCACGCGCACCCGCTCCGCCCACGACATCGCGACCGAGTCGGACCGGCTCGGCGGCCACCTCGACGCTTACACGTCTCACGAAATCACCGGATTTTCTATGAAAGTGGTTGATACGGCGATGCCGGCTGCGTTCGATTTACTCGCGGACATGCTGGCCAATCCCCGGTTCGATCAAGACGATCTCAAACGCGAACAAGGCGTCATCATCGAAGAGATGAAGATGATCGAAGACACGCCGGACGAGCTTCTCGGCGAGCTTCTTAATGCCGCGTACTTCCCCGATCACTCTCTTGGACGGCCGATCGAAGGCACGGTCGAAACCGTCTCAAACTTCGATCGCGAGAAGACTTCAGCCTTTCATGCGCAGAACTATGCGCCGGCAAATCTGGTGATCGCGGCAGCCGGCAACGTTAATCATCAACAGTTCGTGGATCTGGCGCTTAAATTTTTCGGGGGCAGCAACGGGCATGTGGAGAACGGTTTCAGCCCCGCGGCACCCGCCCCTTCGGCTCCGATCTTGATTGAACGAAAGAGCGAGCTGGAGCAGGCGCACTTGATCGTCGCCGCGCCGTGGCCCTCGGCCAGAAGCGAGGACCGCTACATCGCCAGCATGTTGGGAACAATTATTGGGGGCGGCACGTCCAGTCGCTTGTGGCAATCGATCCGCGAAGAGCGTGGTTTGGCGTACGCCATTGGCGCCGGCGGAAACACTTTCACGGACGTGGGCATGTTCACGATTTATGCCGGCGTGTCCCCGGTACACATCGATCAGGTTTTGGATTTGTCTTTGAAAGAATTACGGCGGGTGGTACGCGAGCCGGTGACACAGGACGAGTTGAAACTCGCAAAGGATCAAGCCGTCGCTTCAGTCTTGTTAAGCCTGGAATCTTCCAGCGCGCGCGCCGGCGCCCTCGCGCGCCAGGAGATCGTTCACGGCCGAAGAATTCCTACCGACCAGATCATCCAGCGAATTGAAGCGGTTACTCAGGAAGACACACTGCGGCTGGCGCAAGAACACTTCACAACGCCGAAGCTGGCACTGGGCGCGCTGGGAAACTTGAATGGCTTTGTTGTAGATCGATCGCGCTTGGAAATCTAAGAAAATTATTCGCGTGGATACACGCGAATCTACGCCGATCATGATTTAGAACTCTCTCCGCAAACATCCGCGTAAATCTGCGGCTGAATTCTGATCTTTTTCCCGTATAATCCCCTCGCAATGAAACTTTCGGTTCTGGGCAGCGGCTCAACAGGTAATGCGGTGCTGCTGGTTGCTAACGGCACGCGTGTGCTGGTGGATGCGGGCCTCAGCGCGCGCGAGATCGCGCGCCGCATGAGTCAACTGGGCGAAGATCCAAACTCGCTCGACGGCATTTTGATCACACACGAGCACGGCGACCACGCAGGCGGACTGCGCGTGCTGATGAAGGACCTCGACTGCCCCGTGTACATGTCGGCGAAGACGCACACCGCTTACATTTTGGATCGCCGTAACGCCACCAACGAGGAACCGCGCCGCCGGGCTGACGCCTTACGCGATCGCATGGTCGAGATCGATTCGGGTCAGGACTTTCGCATCGGCGCGATCGACTTTCATCCTTTTACGGTGCCGCACGACGCGGTCGATAACTTCGGCTTTACCGCTACGCATAACGGTGTGAAGGTCGCCACGCTGATGGATTTTGGCCATGTCACCACATTGATTGCCCAGCAATTGCGCGGGTGCGCCGCCATCGTCATCGAATCGAACCACAGCCGGGACATGCTCAAGACGGTCGAAAACTATCCGTGGGAATTGAAGCAAAGAATCCTTTCGCGGCTCGGCCACCTGTCCAATGAAGACGTTGCGGAATGGCTGGTTGGAGGTTTTGACGGTCAGGCCCGTCACATCGTGCTCGCGCACATGTCGCAGCGCGCGAACAATCCTTATCTGGCGAAAATCACCGCGGAAACGGCTTTGTATGAGCGTTCACCGCTGTTCCGAAGCGACACCGAAATCATTCTATCTTTTCCGAAAGAGCCGACTGCTTGGATCGAAGTGTGAATTGGGGCAGTAGCCCGACCGTGAGGGAGGGCGTTAAGGTCGTGCGACGCCGTCCCTTACGGTCGGGCTACTGCCCCGATCTGCCGACGCTACTCGTAGTTGCGTTGGCGCTGGTTTTCGCCTCGTGCACTCGGGGTGAACGGCGATCCGGAATTCCCGCGGATGCTCAGACTGTGCTGGACACGGCGATTGAAGACATCAACACCGGCCGCTACGATAAACTTTACAATGAAGCGGCGGACGAATGGCGCAGGGACACCACACTGGAAGAGTCGAAGACGACGTTTGAGAGGCTGCGAGAGAAACTCGGCCGCGCCAACGTTCGGAACCTCCAATCTGCGCGCGAAGAGCAAACGGGAACGGCGCCCGTTGCCGGTCACTCATTGACGGCCATCTATCAAACGTCATTTGAGCGCGGCCATGCGATGGAAACCTTCACCCTGGTCGAGCGCGGCGGCAAATGGTACCTGGCAAAATATTTTGTGAGTTCGACGGCGCTGGGATGAAGTTCCAAGTCTCAAGTTTCACGTTTCAAGTTGTTCAAAAGAACTTGAAACTTGAAACCTTAAACTTGAAACCATGATTCCGAGATACACCTTGCCCGAGATGGGCGCGCTCTGGTCCGAACAGAACAAGTTCCAGAAGTGGCTGGACGTCGAAATCGCCGTGTGCGAAGTCCACGCTGAGATGGGCACAATTCCCCACGACGCGCTGGAACAAATAAAAGCGCGCGCGAAATTTTCCGTCGAACGCATTAAGGAAATCGAGAAGACTACCGATCATGACGTGATCGCGTTCACGACCAACCTGGCCGAATCGATTGGCGCAGCTGCACGCTTTGTGCACTACGGACTGACTTCCTCCGACGTCGTCGATACCGCTAATGCACTGCTGCTG is a genomic window of Pyrinomonadaceae bacterium containing:
- a CDS encoding ATP-binding protein translates to MKGSVLTGRTLVLLGATALLVVAGALNFSQRRSHHAPPTDGATWVDSSNGVFAEAVEPGSAAARARIIPGDRLHAISPNGQPCPTSLDGPTCEPIGNATRLQIYLDRAGVGGEIHYLIERPSFPAETRYYYADLDNLGAIQRLTARDLYINLIGLIYLCIGLFVIFKQGSRAPFVLHFATLCLTAFVFHFYVSIASYRDLDLAIAILDNTAFILFAPLFLHFAAIYPVRHRLFDEKHWRAVYLYLPSMILASVGAIMFLRDQLVLLAPPLSAVLDYSPAFVGRYYRISFIHFVAALVISAAILIRRFVVSKNTVARQQLKWVVSGSALAIVPFTLLYGIGYVAGADTAGPLTDVAFLPLILIPLSFGYSVVRYRLMDVELVVRRAAVYAATSLAIAFLIGLVVYIFGLYALGGGVSSSDQITLKLIASIVLMAAIVMIAAPVKNFLQERVDRLFYGRRYDMRHSLLDFGRTISASTALDPLLDSLISRLREVMNVERVAIFIEDQTDSSGYRVARTAGLSELSAPPDFREMIRARSAETGVVRADDLELPTESGSFVRRTLHYYLPCVVRGRMVAVIGLGRSSDGALLSSEDVEILRTVSGYIAVAIENSLLYQEQKHRAAELELLKEFNESIVESINVGLLAVDLNGNITRLNSAMEEIFSMTREEANGKNVEDLFAEDFADTLRQVLGPEGWHLSQTRQIYKLHTITRAGRSAVLNIALAPLYADTEEQTGALVVLEDVTQRLQLEEQLQQREKLSSIGLLAAGVAHEVNTPLTGVSSYTQMLLGMLPESDPKHALLEKVRRQADRATDIVNNLLNFSRTGNAEEFNQLNIHRVLDDTLQLLEPQLRRSQIEIVRDYGEELPEVHGNSGKLQQVFTNLILNARDSISNGNGLVTLKTRNGEDGLVVVEVADNGIGIAPEHVAKIYDPFFTTKGVGGGTGLGLAVTYGIVQEHSGHITVLSTPGQGSTFRITLPTTDPRARMKVAVH
- a CDS encoding DUF4019 domain-containing protein, with translation MRRRPLRSGYCPDLPTLLVVALALVFASCTRGERRSGIPADAQTVLDTAIEDINTGRYDKLYNEAADEWRRDTTLEESKTTFERLREKLGRANVRNLQSAREEQTGTAPVAGHSLTAIYQTSFERGHAMETFTLVERGGKWYLAKYFVSSTALG
- a CDS encoding MBL fold metallo-hydrolase; amino-acid sequence: MKLSVLGSGSTGNAVLLVANGTRVLVDAGLSAREIARRMSQLGEDPNSLDGILITHEHGDHAGGLRVLMKDLDCPVYMSAKTHTAYILDRRNATNEEPRRRADALRDRMVEIDSGQDFRIGAIDFHPFTVPHDAVDNFGFTATHNGVKVATLMDFGHVTTLIAQQLRGCAAIVIESNHSRDMLKTVENYPWELKQRILSRLGHLSNEDVAEWLVGGFDGQARHIVLAHMSQRANNPYLAKITAETALYERSPLFRSDTEIILSFPKEPTAWIEV
- a CDS encoding carboxypeptidase-like regulatory domain-containing protein — protein: MRKAFKFSAPLVAIAVMLLTTGSSSASGKGARGLATVSGTVRDHRGLPLSGALIQIIREGAKKIVTEARTAADGSFSAKIPAGRYSLKAVASGFGEVLFSSVSVAPSAEIAYRFNLEPLGAGRTYPEQRSDRDSAKWRLRSAQTQRSIFQANEGTDGTVAAVATDDVSVVNASADESDKSGVRPQGVVETYFAGSSNPLGSSYQGLNFAVALTASESVDFIFAGQTGTGDAPQRFEASARVRLNDRHRLGVTAGGAKVQTFGGIDDKFAQSSLGQMSVRAVDEWIVRDGFVVVLGMDYSRFFGSGNDTSFTPRLAIQFDATARTRVKVAYANMADSGDVQSVAPFESSNAVFKAPTTQPVAYVGGRAVMARSRRFEVGLERELSNRSNVEATAFVDMTSGRGVGLLAMPASAFSGDNAAALIRVANQEGSARGVRLVYSNRLNHVWNASAGYSFGRGQRLSSNGIRNPAQLFESAFFNTVALQIAGDWSTGTHVQTVFRFSPEATVFAIDPFAGQLAVYDPSLSIQVTQDLPTFGLPLRAQAILDARNLLDVQTTTSNGETLLLVAPNGRSVRGGISLRF
- a CDS encoding pitrilysin family protein, translating into MIDQVKTTRLPNGLTILTEHMPGLRSVTFGIWVRRGSRHESAPLNGICHFIEHALFKGTRTRSAHDIATESDRLGGHLDAYTSHEITGFSMKVVDTAMPAAFDLLADMLANPRFDQDDLKREQGVIIEEMKMIEDTPDELLGELLNAAYFPDHSLGRPIEGTVETVSNFDREKTSAFHAQNYAPANLVIAAAGNVNHQQFVDLALKFFGGSNGHVENGFSPAAPAPSAPILIERKSELEQAHLIVAAPWPSARSEDRYIASMLGTIIGGGTSSRLWQSIREERGLAYAIGAGGNTFTDVGMFTIYAGVSPVHIDQVLDLSLKELRRVVREPVTQDELKLAKDQAVASVLLSLESSSARAGALARQEIVHGRRIPTDQIIQRIEAVTQEDTLRLAQEHFTTPKLALGALGNLNGFVVDRSRLEI
- a CDS encoding sigma-54 dependent transcriptional regulator codes for the protein MAKRGSILVVDDEEIMRDVLETLLSAEGYRVDLSKTGEEGLDTYTKRPYDVVLLDVSMPGIGGLRALEEFLKLDADAVILMVTAYATFDTAIAAWEKGAFGCIRKPFQNEHIKAQVAAGIKRRRKEEERRSLRQAMSREVDRGAIIGRSDIMQEVFRVVEQVAPARSTVLITGESGTGKELIAKAIHEASPRAGRAFVTVNSSNIPSELLESELFGHTRGAFTGAIAAKKGLFEVADGGSIFLDEIGDIPPETQVRLLRVIQEREFTPLGDTTPRRVDVRIIAATNIDLKEAVRQGVFREDLYYRLSVVPIELPPLRDRHEDILPLAQHFVRKYNEENGRQVSEHVNPEVLSLLENYSWPGNVRELENAIERAVVIAPGDEITRECLRREIADPQAAAAVAREAVGASSGIDVTRGVNFYDEVRRFEIDLIRRALDQTGGHQSRAARLLGMNPTTLNSKIKTYNINLRS